From Hyphomicrobiales bacterium 4NK60-0047b, the proteins below share one genomic window:
- a CDS encoding alpha-ketoacid dehydrogenase subunit beta, translating into MVQMTMISAIQNAHDLAMEKDDRVVVYGEDVGFFGGVFRCTAGLQEKYGKNRCFDAPISENGIVGSAIGMAAYGLKPVIEIQFADYMYPAYDQIVSEAARIRHRSNGDFTCPMVIRMPCGGGIFGGQTHSQSPEALLTHVAGLKTVMPSNPVDAKGLLLAAIEDPDPVVFLEPKRLYNGPFDGHHEKPIVSWGKHELGAVEEDYYITPLGKAAIRRSGEAVTILSYGTMVYVAEAAVEETGVDAEIIDLRTLVPLDLETIETSIKKTGRCVIVHEATKTSGFGAELAALVQEDLFYHLEAPVARVTGWDTPYPHAQEWDYFPSPQRLGQKIIETLEG; encoded by the coding sequence ATGGTACAAATGACAATGATATCTGCTATTCAAAATGCACATGATTTGGCCATGGAAAAAGATGACCGGGTTGTTGTATACGGCGAGGATGTTGGTTTTTTTGGTGGGGTGTTTCGGTGTACCGCAGGCTTGCAGGAAAAATACGGAAAAAACCGCTGTTTTGATGCGCCGATTAGTGAGAATGGCATTGTGGGTAGTGCTATTGGTATGGCGGCTTATGGTTTGAAGCCTGTGATTGAAATTCAATTTGCTGATTATATGTACCCGGCTTATGACCAGATTGTTAGTGAAGCGGCGCGCATACGTCATCGGTCCAATGGTGATTTTACTTGCCCTATGGTGATCAGGATGCCTTGTGGTGGTGGTATTTTTGGGGGGCAAACGCATAGTCAAAGTCCTGAAGCTTTATTAACTCATGTTGCTGGTTTGAAGACGGTGATGCCGTCTAACCCTGTTGATGCGAAGGGATTGCTCTTAGCTGCTATTGAGGATCCTGACCCGGTTGTCTTTTTAGAACCCAAGCGACTTTATAATGGGCCGTTTGATGGGCATCATGAAAAGCCGATTGTTTCTTGGGGGAAACATGAACTTGGAGCGGTTGAGGAAGACTATTATATCACGCCGCTGGGCAAGGCTGCGATTAGGCGTTCGGGTGAGGCGGTTACTATACTTAGTTATGGGACGATGGTTTATGTGGCTGAGGCGGCAGTAGAAGAAACCGGTGTCGACGCGGAAATTATTGATTTGCGAACGCTGGTCCCGCTTGATTTAGAGACGATTGAAACTTCCATTAAAAAAACAGGGCGCTGCGTCATTGTGCATGAGGCCACGAAAACGTCTGGCTTTGGGGCAGAACTTGCCGCGCTTGTGCAAGAAGATTTGTTTTATCATTTAGAAGCGCCTGTTGCTCGTGTTACGGGGTGGGATACGCCTTACCCGCACGCACAAGAGTGGGATTATTTCCCAAGCCCTCAGAGGTTGGGACAAAAAATCATTGAGACTTTGGAGGGCTGA
- a CDS encoding 3-methyl-2-oxobutanoate dehydrogenase (2-methylpropanoyl-transferring) subunit alpha, translating to MAEQASSYPEIAPLKLHVPEPGCRPGDTPDFSEFEIPRAGAVPKPELDASADDMLDLAFSIIRVLNKEGEAVGPWADDLSPDDLKQGLRHMMLLRAYDTRMMTAQRQGKTSFYMQHRGEEAVSCAFQVALQKGDMNFPTYRQAGLLIAGGYPMEKMMNQIYSNEADPLHGRQMPVLFSAKDYGFFSISGNLGTQYIQAVGWAMASAIRHDSKIAAAWVGDGATAEGDIHSAMVFASTYKAPIVMNIVNNQWAISTFQGIARGGAGTFASRGHGFGIPSVRVDGNDYLAVYAVAKWAALRARSGFGPTIIEYVTYRAGGHSSSDDPSAYRGSAEGAAWPLGDPIERLKQHLITLDAWTEERHVQAEAEVMDEVKTIQKQAEAIGTLTSGHPPSGRDMFEGVYETMPPHLVRQRREAGY from the coding sequence ATGGCTGAACAGGCATCTTCTTATCCTGAAATTGCCCCACTCAAACTTCATGTGCCAGAGCCGGGGTGCCGGCCTGGAGATACGCCTGATTTTTCCGAATTTGAAATTCCTCGTGCTGGTGCTGTTCCCAAACCAGAACTCGATGCTTCTGCCGATGATATGCTTGATTTGGCGTTTTCGATTATTCGCGTTTTAAACAAAGAGGGGGAGGCTGTTGGCCCGTGGGCTGATGATCTGTCACCTGATGATTTGAAGCAGGGGCTTCGTCATATGATGCTGCTTCGTGCCTATGATACGCGAATGATGACAGCGCAGAGACAAGGTAAGACAAGTTTTTATATGCAGCACCGCGGTGAAGAGGCTGTTTCTTGCGCATTTCAGGTGGCATTACAAAAAGGGGATATGAATTTTCCAACGTACCGCCAAGCTGGGTTGTTGATTGCTGGTGGCTATCCAATGGAAAAGATGATGAACCAGATCTATTCAAATGAGGCAGACCCACTGCATGGGCGCCAGATGCCGGTTTTATTTTCAGCTAAGGACTATGGATTTTTTTCAATTTCAGGGAATTTAGGAACACAATATATCCAGGCGGTTGGCTGGGCGATGGCGTCTGCCATTCGTCATGATAGCAAAATTGCTGCGGCCTGGGTTGGTGATGGTGCAACTGCTGAGGGTGATATTCATTCCGCGATGGTTTTTGCGTCGACCTACAAAGCGCCGATCGTGATGAATATTGTCAATAATCAATGGGCGATTTCGACGTTTCAAGGGATTGCGCGAGGGGGAGCCGGGACTTTTGCTTCGCGAGGCCACGGGTTTGGTATTCCTTCTGTTCGGGTTGATGGCAATGACTACTTGGCAGTTTATGCAGTTGCAAAATGGGCTGCGCTTCGTGCACGCAGTGGTTTTGGACCAACGATTATTGAGTATGTGACGTATCGTGCGGGAGGGCATTCCAGTTCTGATGATCCTTCGGCTTATAGAGGAAGTGCTGAAGGGGCAGCGTGGCCACTTGGTGATCCGATTGAGCGTTTGAAGCAACATCTGATTACATTGGATGCCTGGACAGAAGAACGACACGTACAGGCTGAAGCTGAAGTGATGGATGAAGTGAAAACCATTCAAAAACAGGCTGAGGCTATTGGTACCCTGACTTCTGGTCATCCGCCGTCTGGGCGAGATATGTTTGAAGGGGTTTATGAGACCATGCCGCCGCATCTTGTTCGTCAGCGCAGAGAAGCGGGGTATTGA
- a CDS encoding Lrp/AsnC family transcriptional regulator: MPKPLDQIDKKLLKALVNDARLTSNQLAEIAGLSASPCWQRVKRLEKDGIIKGYTTVLDNRKLGAAEIILLEITLDKQIEGAIEDFAEQIKKMPEVLEAFLTSGKYDYFLKIAVNGTEEYQKFLMEKLYKIDSIRETRSMFALSCVKDTQSYIPN, translated from the coding sequence ATGCCCAAACCATTAGATCAAATTGACAAGAAACTTCTAAAAGCCCTCGTAAATGACGCAAGATTAACCAGCAATCAGCTCGCTGAAATAGCAGGACTATCGGCTAGTCCCTGTTGGCAACGGGTCAAAAGGTTGGAAAAAGACGGAATTATCAAGGGCTACACCACCGTTTTAGATAATCGCAAACTTGGCGCTGCAGAAATTATCCTACTGGAAATCACCCTGGACAAACAAATTGAAGGCGCAATTGAAGACTTCGCAGAACAAATTAAAAAAATGCCAGAAGTTCTCGAGGCATTTCTAACATCGGGTAAATATGATTATTTTTTAAAAATTGCCGTAAACGGAACAGAAGAATATCAAAAATTTCTCATGGAAAAACTCTACAAGATAGATAGCATCAGAGAAACGCGCTCTATGTTTGCCCTAAGCTGTGTGAAAGACACTCAATCATACATCCCCAATTAG
- the ovoA gene encoding 5-histidylcysteine sulfoxide synthase: MLREASTSPSNEPNNKPINLKTVTLDNGDVEAKRQEILDYFHTSFSLYESIFECLNGDEAFYAKANTLRHPLIFYYGHTSVFFINKLNVAGFISERADPKIESMLAVGVDEMSWDDLNEANYNWPTPKEVKNHRDKTREIVDRFIKTVDFTLPITWDSPMWIIMMGIEHERIHLETTSVLIRELPLSLVKTHDYWGNICKETDQAPSNELIPVEGGKITLGKGQCNALYGWDNEYGIEQHNLNSFNASKYLVSNQEFMHFVEAGGYQNKAYWDEEGWGWVEYKKAEHPVYWLKENDTYQYRTMLEVIPMPWDWPADINYLEAKAFCNWKSEQTGKCIRMPTEAEWYKLRELEQSDLTTWEEAPGNINLEGFMSSCPVNKHEHQSGFFDIIGNAWQWSETPIDGFDGFKVHPAYDDFSTPTFDGKHNLLKGGCWASTGNYAIKDSRYAFRRHFFQHAGLRYIEGEELCQQTMNIYETDSMVSQYIEFHYGDTYFDVPNFPVACIEEVKSVLEQNSNYKTERALDLGCATGRSSFELAKLYDHVDAVDFSVRLIEPPTNLQNNGAQRYVIQDQGDLVSYKEVKLENFDEYEAVKNKIYFMQGDACNLVEKFNDYDLVFAGNLIDRLYDPAKFLNLIKSRIRPGGLLVLTSPYTWLEEFTPKENWIGGYKADTGENYTTLEGLTDQLSPEFKLIKEPKDIPFTIRETARKHQHTLSEMTVWEKSSEN; the protein is encoded by the coding sequence ATGCTTAGAGAAGCGTCCACCTCACCCAGTAATGAGCCAAACAACAAACCAATTAATCTCAAAACTGTAACTTTGGACAACGGGGACGTCGAAGCCAAACGACAAGAAATCCTAGATTATTTCCACACGAGTTTCAGTCTTTATGAAAGCATCTTTGAATGCCTCAATGGTGACGAAGCCTTTTACGCAAAAGCAAATACCCTTCGCCACCCACTGATATTCTATTATGGCCACACATCTGTTTTCTTCATCAACAAGCTCAATGTCGCTGGTTTCATATCCGAGCGCGCTGACCCAAAAATTGAATCCATGCTCGCCGTCGGCGTGGATGAAATGTCCTGGGATGATTTAAACGAAGCTAATTATAATTGGCCAACCCCTAAGGAAGTAAAAAACCACCGCGACAAAACAAGAGAAATCGTTGATCGCTTTATCAAAACTGTAGACTTCACGCTCCCCATTACCTGGGACAGCCCAATGTGGATCATCATGATGGGGATTGAGCATGAGCGCATTCATCTCGAGACCACCTCAGTGCTCATTCGTGAACTCCCCTTGAGCCTGGTCAAAACCCATGATTATTGGGGCAACATCTGCAAAGAAACGGACCAAGCACCCTCAAATGAACTCATACCCGTTGAAGGCGGCAAAATTACCTTAGGCAAAGGGCAGTGCAATGCTCTTTATGGCTGGGATAATGAATATGGTATAGAGCAGCACAATCTAAACTCTTTCAATGCCTCCAAATATCTCGTCTCCAATCAAGAATTCATGCACTTCGTTGAAGCAGGTGGTTATCAAAACAAAGCCTATTGGGATGAAGAAGGCTGGGGCTGGGTTGAGTATAAAAAAGCTGAGCACCCAGTTTATTGGCTCAAAGAAAATGACACCTATCAATATCGCACAATGTTAGAAGTCATCCCAATGCCTTGGGATTGGCCAGCAGACATTAATTACCTTGAAGCAAAAGCGTTTTGCAACTGGAAGTCAGAGCAAACTGGCAAATGCATCCGCATGCCCACAGAAGCTGAATGGTACAAACTACGCGAACTCGAGCAATCAGATCTCACCACATGGGAAGAAGCCCCCGGTAACATCAACCTTGAAGGATTTATGTCTTCGTGCCCTGTTAACAAGCACGAACATCAAAGCGGATTTTTCGACATTATCGGCAATGCCTGGCAATGGAGTGAAACACCGATTGATGGGTTTGATGGTTTCAAAGTTCATCCCGCATATGATGATTTCTCAACCCCAACCTTCGATGGCAAGCATAATCTCCTCAAAGGAGGCTGCTGGGCCTCAACCGGCAATTATGCCATTAAAGACAGCCGCTATGCCTTCCGCCGGCACTTTTTCCAGCACGCTGGTCTTAGATATATCGAAGGCGAAGAACTATGCCAGCAAACCATGAACATCTATGAAACAGATAGTATGGTCTCGCAATATATCGAGTTCCATTATGGCGACACATATTTTGATGTGCCTAACTTTCCAGTTGCCTGCATCGAGGAAGTAAAATCCGTACTCGAGCAAAACTCAAATTATAAAACAGAGCGCGCTCTCGACCTTGGCTGTGCAACAGGCCGTTCTTCTTTTGAGCTTGCAAAACTCTATGATCATGTCGACGCTGTTGACTTCTCTGTCCGTCTCATTGAACCACCAACCAACCTGCAAAACAACGGCGCCCAGCGCTATGTCATCCAGGATCAAGGTGACCTTGTCTCCTATAAAGAAGTTAAGCTTGAAAACTTCGATGAGTATGAAGCGGTGAAAAACAAAATCTACTTCATGCAAGGTGATGCCTGTAACTTGGTTGAAAAATTCAATGATTACGACCTTGTCTTTGCCGGTAACTTAATCGATAGATTGTATGACCCAGCCAAATTTTTAAATCTGATAAAATCACGCATTCGCCCTGGCGGCTTGCTTGTCCTCACATCTCCTTACACATGGTTAGAGGAGTTCACACCTAAAGAAAATTGGATTGGTGGGTACAAAGCTGACACGGGAGAAAACTACACAACGCTTGAAGGTCTAACAGATCAACTATCTCCTGAGTTCAAGCTCATCAAAGAACCAAAGGACATCCCTTTCACCATTCGTGAAACGGCAAGAAAGCACCAACATACCTTGTCAGAAATGACCGTCTGGGAAAAATCATCAGAAAACTAA
- a CDS encoding zinc-dependent alcohol dehydrogenase family protein, protein MTENTAQIVRFHETGSSSVLKIESLPITEPGPDEVRIKVEAFGLNRAEIMFRSGAYLVAPTFPSRIGYEASGTIESIGSNITDLQIGDRVSTIPALSMSEYGVYGESVTLDASAVSKYPAKLSPVEGTAIWMQYITAYGALIDIGKLSADQTVMITASSSSVGIAAIQIAKSVGANVIATTRGASKVQSLTDAGADHVIQTENETLSEKALSLTNDQGVDLVFDPIGGPMLEDLALATKSQGLIIEYGALDERPTPYPLFTSLGKGLKIQGYTLFEITQDPDRDRLNAAKKFIFEGLESGKLKPVIDRTFPLEQIKQAHDHLESNEQIGKIVVTV, encoded by the coding sequence ATGACTGAAAACACCGCCCAAATTGTTAGGTTTCATGAGACAGGCTCTAGCTCTGTCTTAAAAATAGAATCTCTCCCCATAACAGAACCAGGCCCAGATGAAGTACGTATAAAAGTCGAAGCTTTTGGTTTAAACCGTGCAGAAATTATGTTTCGAAGTGGCGCATATCTAGTAGCCCCCACATTTCCATCCCGCATAGGCTATGAAGCGTCAGGTACAATTGAGAGCATCGGCTCAAACATTACAGACTTGCAAATTGGAGATCGTGTCAGCACCATCCCAGCCCTCTCAATGAGTGAGTATGGTGTCTACGGTGAAAGTGTAACCCTAGATGCAAGCGCTGTATCCAAATATCCCGCAAAACTGTCACCTGTTGAAGGTACTGCGATTTGGATGCAATACATCACAGCCTATGGCGCACTCATTGACATCGGTAAACTATCCGCAGACCAAACGGTGATGATCACAGCTTCGAGTAGTTCCGTCGGCATCGCAGCCATACAAATTGCCAAATCAGTCGGTGCAAATGTAATAGCCACAACAAGAGGCGCTAGCAAAGTGCAAAGCTTAACTGATGCCGGCGCTGATCATGTCATTCAAACCGAGAATGAAACTTTGTCTGAAAAAGCTCTTTCACTAACCAATGACCAAGGTGTTGACCTCGTGTTTGATCCTATCGGTGGCCCTATGTTAGAAGACCTTGCACTCGCAACAAAATCACAAGGCCTCATCATTGAATATGGCGCCTTAGATGAACGGCCAACCCCCTACCCTCTTTTCACATCTTTAGGGAAAGGTCTAAAAATCCAAGGATACACACTTTTTGAAATCACCCAAGACCCAGACCGCGACAGACTAAACGCAGCAAAAAAATTCATATTTGAAGGACTTGAATCTGGAAAATTAAAACCAGTGATAGACCGCACATTCCCTTTAGAACAAATCAAACAAGCTCATGACCATCTTGAATCAAATGAGCAAATAGGAAAAATCGTCGTTACAGTCTAA
- a CDS encoding cache domain-containing protein, protein MLGVCGLLVVSLNNSHTNLLNTKKSELKHLVSTAKSIAVSFQKRELSGEFTKEEAQKRAKFAISQLRYQGSNYFWVTDRFPKMIMHPIKPQLDGKDLTGIQDPNGVALFVAFVNATRETGSGYVDYMWPKPGDEAPQEKIAFVSNFEPWGWIIGTGSYVDDIQAVFWHDARSLLIVAFIIFISVLGLSLLLARSIVRPMKHMTSSMQKLSEGHMDIDVSYDDRKDEIGQMSQALKVFHVNASERIKLSKEQEEQKKLAQEEQRSALMKMADQFDKEVRSIVLSVSNSSHNLKAMTEDVSEGSQENVDCAGAIAVAMDTTSQNVETVARASQEMSASISEISGQMVQSNEVSTVAVSEVKKANEVIEGLSTASQAIGNIVKLIQDIAEQTNLLALNATIEAARAGDAGKGFAVVASEVKELATQTGRATEDISGQVDHIQSSISEAVVAIDQVDETIGKLNTISGSIAAAVEEQGYASGEISSNIVEAADLTKEVHKNTSDLNSIALKNGQSATGMIGAVSQLDTEITNLQNHVDGFISSIRVQNG, encoded by the coding sequence ATGCTTGGTGTTTGTGGGCTATTGGTTGTATCTTTGAATAACAGTCATACAAACCTATTAAATACAAAAAAGTCTGAGTTGAAGCATCTTGTTTCAACAGCAAAAAGTATTGCTGTTTCTTTTCAAAAACGAGAACTCTCCGGAGAGTTTACAAAAGAAGAAGCGCAAAAAAGAGCGAAGTTTGCTATCTCGCAATTGCGGTATCAGGGCTCGAACTATTTTTGGGTTACTGATCGTTTTCCTAAGATGATTATGCATCCGATTAAACCTCAACTGGATGGTAAAGACCTTACCGGCATTCAAGATCCAAATGGGGTTGCTTTGTTTGTAGCTTTTGTGAATGCGACTCGAGAAACCGGTTCAGGTTATGTTGATTATATGTGGCCGAAACCGGGTGATGAAGCTCCTCAAGAGAAAATTGCTTTTGTCAGCAACTTTGAACCTTGGGGATGGATTATTGGAACCGGGTCTTATGTGGATGATATTCAAGCGGTGTTTTGGCATGATGCGAGATCATTACTCATAGTTGCTTTCATCATTTTTATCTCTGTCTTAGGGCTCTCTCTCTTATTGGCTCGGTCAATTGTTCGGCCTATGAAGCATATGACGTCTTCGATGCAGAAGCTTTCTGAGGGGCATATGGATATTGATGTTTCTTATGATGATCGTAAAGATGAAATTGGGCAAATGAGCCAGGCACTGAAAGTGTTTCATGTTAATGCGTCTGAGCGGATTAAACTCTCTAAGGAACAAGAAGAGCAAAAGAAACTTGCTCAAGAAGAGCAGCGATCTGCTTTGATGAAAATGGCGGACCAATTTGATAAAGAGGTGCGTTCAATTGTTTTGAGTGTAAGTAATTCATCTCATAATTTAAAAGCTATGACTGAAGATGTGTCTGAAGGCTCTCAAGAAAATGTTGATTGTGCTGGTGCGATTGCTGTGGCCATGGATACTACCAGTCAAAATGTTGAAACTGTCGCGCGTGCTTCACAAGAAATGTCAGCTTCGATTTCAGAGATTTCTGGGCAAATGGTTCAGTCGAATGAAGTGTCAACCGTTGCTGTTTCTGAAGTGAAAAAAGCAAATGAGGTTATTGAGGGACTTTCAACGGCATCTCAGGCTATTGGCAATATTGTTAAACTTATTCAAGATATTGCTGAGCAAACAAACTTACTTGCTTTGAATGCAACTATTGAGGCCGCAAGAGCTGGTGATGCGGGTAAAGGTTTTGCTGTTGTTGCCTCTGAGGTTAAGGAACTTGCTACGCAGACAGGTCGTGCTACAGAAGATATTTCCGGTCAAGTTGATCATATTCAATCCTCAATTTCTGAGGCTGTTGTAGCGATTGATCAGGTGGATGAGACCATTGGAAAACTAAATACGATATCAGGTTCAATTGCGGCTGCTGTTGAAGAGCAAGGTTATGCTTCGGGTGAAATTAGTAGCAATATTGTGGAAGCAGCTGATCTTACTAAGGAAGTGCATAAAAATACGTCGGACCTAAATTCAATTGCTCTAAAAAATGGTCAATCAGCTACGGGAATGATTGGTGCTGTTTCTCAATTAGATACAGAAATTACGAATTTGCAGAACCATGTTGATGGTTTTATCAGCTCTATTCGAGTGCAGAATGGTTGA
- a CDS encoding metal ABC transporter substrate-binding protein — MKRLLSYVAAYTVSLALFIAPAHAEKLKVVASFSILGDMVQQVTGDLATVTTIVGPDADAHVYTPNVDDARAVTEANIIFVNGLGFETWSKTLIDTSGTKAKVFVATQGITPLKVDGEVDPHAWNALTNGVVYVRNIAKAMAETDPKNAKTYTANATAYIAKLENLHKSTVAKLSALPKDNRTVVTAHDAFGYLASAYQLKFLAPVGIDTEAEPSAKELAELIDQLKREKVAALFVENITSPALVKQISKETGLKIGGRLFSDALSEKGGPATSYLAMFEHNLSVILKALTVQS, encoded by the coding sequence ATGAAACGTCTCCTCTCTTATGTTGCAGCTTATACTGTATCGCTTGCCCTATTTATAGCGCCGGCACACGCAGAGAAGCTAAAAGTTGTTGCCAGTTTCTCGATACTTGGCGACATGGTACAGCAGGTGACAGGTGATCTGGCTACTGTTACAACCATTGTTGGCCCTGATGCTGATGCTCATGTTTACACTCCAAATGTGGATGATGCTCGTGCGGTCACTGAAGCTAATATTATTTTTGTCAATGGCCTTGGGTTTGAGACCTGGTCGAAAACGCTGATTGATACATCAGGCACAAAAGCTAAAGTTTTTGTTGCTACACAAGGCATCACTCCTCTTAAGGTGGATGGGGAAGTCGACCCACATGCTTGGAATGCCCTCACAAATGGCGTGGTATATGTTCGTAACATTGCTAAGGCAATGGCAGAGACTGACCCTAAAAATGCAAAAACTTACACAGCAAATGCTACAGCCTATATCGCAAAGTTAGAAAATTTGCATAAGAGCACAGTTGCAAAATTAAGCGCACTTCCTAAAGATAACCGGACTGTTGTGACGGCACATGATGCGTTTGGGTACCTTGCAAGCGCTTATCAGCTAAAATTCTTGGCGCCTGTAGGCATCGATACAGAAGCTGAACCATCAGCAAAAGAACTGGCTGAATTGATTGATCAACTCAAGCGTGAGAAAGTTGCTGCGCTTTTTGTTGAGAACATCACAAGTCCTGCACTTGTTAAACAAATTTCGAAAGAAACAGGACTAAAAATTGGAGGACGACTGTTCTCTGATGCGCTTTCAGAAAAGGGCGGACCAGCAACAAGCTACCTTGCTATGTTCGAACATAATCTGAGTGTAATTTTGAAAGCTCTGACAGTTCAAAGCTAA
- a CDS encoding metal ABC transporter permease, protein MFEWLDYDFMKRALLATSILSLSVAPVGAFLVLRRLSLAGEAMAHAIVPGIVIAFVVAGLSVFSMIVGGLIAGVSVALFSVLLANKTIIREDASLASMYLLALALGIFILSAAGSAVPLKSFLFGSILGIGNDTLMLIGATAVITLISFAIILRPLIVSTIDPVFYESQLRRPWIVGHLFMFLVVLNLIGAFKALGTLMAVGLMILPATAARYWVSTITSYLILTFALALTSSWAGLIISFYVPKVPSGPAIVLVAGGIFIFSLLFGPHGFRLASQARRIFKTSTEK, encoded by the coding sequence ATGTTTGAGTGGCTGGATTATGACTTTATGAAACGTGCGCTGCTGGCGACGTCTATCCTTAGTCTCTCGGTTGCCCCAGTTGGAGCATTTCTTGTTCTGCGGAGGTTATCTCTGGCGGGCGAAGCGATGGCGCATGCGATTGTACCCGGTATCGTGATTGCTTTTGTGGTTGCTGGATTGTCTGTGTTTTCCATGATTGTGGGTGGTTTAATTGCTGGTGTGAGTGTTGCCCTCTTTTCAGTGCTTTTAGCTAACAAGACTATTATCAGGGAGGATGCGAGCTTGGCCTCGATGTACCTGCTTGCTCTTGCGCTTGGTATCTTCATCCTATCCGCTGCTGGTTCGGCAGTACCTTTAAAAAGTTTTTTATTTGGCTCAATTCTTGGTATTGGCAATGACACTCTGATGCTTATCGGTGCAACAGCTGTTATCACACTGATTTCCTTCGCAATTATACTTCGCCCCTTGATTGTTTCAACAATCGATCCGGTTTTCTATGAAAGCCAATTACGTCGTCCTTGGATTGTTGGGCACTTGTTCATGTTTCTCGTGGTCTTAAATCTCATTGGCGCCTTTAAGGCCCTTGGCACGCTTATGGCGGTTGGCCTTATGATCCTGCCCGCAACGGCAGCGCGCTATTGGGTCTCCACGATCACATCTTATCTCATTCTTACTTTTGCTTTGGCCCTTACCAGTTCATGGGCTGGGCTGATTATCTCATTTTATGTGCCCAAGGTACCGTCAGGCCCTGCAATTGTACTCGTAGCAGGTGGAATTTTCATTTTCAGCCTACTGTTCGGCCCGCATGGATTTAGGCTGGCATCACAAGCAAGGCGCATATTTAAAACATCTACAGAAAAGTAA
- a CDS encoding metal ABC transporter ATP-binding protein, with product MLLKASQLALGYAGEPLIKSVSFQVEPGEVLAVVGHNGSGKSTLAKTLLDVIPPISGTLEWPGGKPQSIAYLGQRTEFDRRFPIRVRDLAAMGAWQRLGLVGWLTNEDQDLIEAALERTNIAHIADEPLHVLSAGQLQRALFSRAIVQNAPLILLDEPFTAIDQTTESYLLGLIDDWAAQGRAIILVLHDLSAVLKHCTKALLLGNNEALFGSPHEVLTPTNLVDYGYLSQSQVGWIETMYADQAEVKQTNVKSKVFVNV from the coding sequence ATGTTACTCAAAGCCTCGCAGCTCGCACTTGGTTATGCAGGTGAGCCGCTTATTAAATCCGTTTCTTTTCAGGTTGAACCTGGTGAGGTCCTTGCCGTTGTTGGTCATAATGGTTCAGGGAAATCGACGCTTGCAAAAACTCTCTTAGATGTAATTCCTCCAATTAGTGGAACGCTTGAGTGGCCCGGGGGGAAACCGCAATCGATCGCTTATCTCGGACAGCGAACAGAATTTGATAGACGTTTTCCAATCCGCGTGCGTGATCTAGCGGCAATGGGAGCGTGGCAAAGGTTAGGCTTAGTTGGTTGGCTGACAAACGAGGACCAGGATTTAATCGAGGCTGCTCTAGAGCGAACCAACATCGCCCATATCGCGGATGAACCGCTGCATGTTTTATCAGCTGGACAGTTGCAACGCGCTTTATTCTCTCGCGCCATTGTTCAGAACGCCCCTTTGATTTTGCTTGATGAACCTTTTACGGCAATTGATCAGACGACAGAGTCTTACCTTTTGGGACTGATTGATGATTGGGCTGCTCAAGGCCGCGCCATTATTCTTGTTTTACACGATCTTTCGGCTGTTCTTAAACATTGCACGAAGGCACTTTTGCTTGGCAACAACGAAGCGTTGTTTGGTTCGCCACACGAAGTTTTAACACCAACGAACCTTGTTGATTATGGGTATCTCTCGCAAAGCCAAGTAGGCTGGATAGAGACTATGTATGCCGATCAAGCGGAAGTAAAACAGACAAACGTGAAATCAAAGGTCTTTGTAAATGTTTGA
- a CDS encoding hypothetical protein (possible pseudo due to internal stop codon) produces MIVKRNSRLILAMHTLSHMAANPSHMHTSSQIAEHVGTNPVVVRRVLGKLREAGLLTSEKGHAGGWCLA; encoded by the coding sequence ATGATTGTGAAGCGTAATAGTCGACTTATTCTTGCTATGCACACCCTGAGTCATATGGCGGCAAACCCCAGTCATATGCATACATCTTCTCAGATAGCTGAGCATGTAGGAACAAATCCTGTGGTTGTTCGTCGTGTATTAGGAAAACTGCGTGAAGCTGGCTTACTCACCTCTGAGAAAGGTCACGCCGGAGGCTGGTGTTTAGCATGA
- a CDS encoding metal/formaldehyde-sensitive transcriptional repressor: MSHLSRNKSKLITRLRRIKGQVEGVERSLEQEAACGEILRQIASVRGAITGLTNEVLVEHMRNHLVNAPTASEREQATTEMIEILKSYMK, from the coding sequence ATGTCTCACCTTAGTCGCAATAAGTCAAAATTGATTACCCGGCTTCGCCGGATTAAAGGTCAGGTAGAAGGAGTTGAACGCTCTCTGGAACAAGAAGCGGCTTGTGGTGAAATACTCAGGCAGATTGCTTCTGTACGTGGTGCGATTACAGGTCTAACGAACGAAGTTCTTGTGGAGCATATGCGTAATCACTTGGTTAATGCCCCAACAGCATCAGAACGCGAACAAGCCACTACCGAAATGATCGAAATTTTAAAATCATATATGAAATGA